A window of the Novipirellula caenicola genome harbors these coding sequences:
- a CDS encoding amidohydrolase family protein: MLAQTGEGRRSAATRPIDSLRQADPSPTLLEGAEIVTHPGATPKVMSLLIDGTTIIRVASEMDVPPGAKRIDVSGKRIYAGLIDAFHEVELPEDPVVEGTGYWNRNITPEYHAAWVSGDKQADDGKRRSQGITTQLLAPSGGILKGRSCVVLLTDADHPQRLLRPNVFQHATLTVPRGKKRDSYPTSPMGATALLRQALYDAVWYRDANRVYQRNTSLNRPEPSLALDQLSHQITDGRFLFDADNERMAIRAEAIADEFSLDILLRGSGREYRGLDEIAATGRSFLLPVDFPKVLATETLASINDSTLTDWIHWYFAPENPQRLHAAGVEFALTTDGLDDPQTFLKQVRVAVDRGLPREIALAAMTTTPAKLLGVEDRVGEIKPGMLANLVITDGDLLDDSTKVLETWVAGVRYEIAEDAADDDGLEGVWSTPLTIDGKRVNAELVFEQNEKSFSGYVRLAKKKSDKKAKLEKLIRQRDRVSASIKLHSLSDSFDQGVWQLTVLRVQEDDPKSPRLMATLLSPSGVSERWLLKRIEDSKADPNKKEDPSKKEEPAKKAESAEKVESAEKTKSSEAGQEIASVTDPIELVYPLGAFGLTEPPEQPALVMFRGATVWTCGDDGVISPCDVLVRGGVIAEVGQNLKVPKDCVQIDANGKHITPGMIDCHSHMATDGGINEAGQAVTSEVRVEDFIDNTDITIYRQLAGGVTSANILHGSANPIGGQSQVIKLRWGGTMQALKFAEAPLGIKFALGENVKRKPNRYPTTRMGVEQILRDQFLAARQYEAANTAWHNGVRDQLPPRRDLQLDALVEIQRGDRWIHCHSYRQDEIVATLDVLEEFNIRIGTLQHILEGYKVADRIAEHGAMASTFADWWAYKFEVYDAVPYNGVLMHDAGIVVSYNSDDPELGRHLNTEAAKATKYGGVPEQEALKFVTLNPAKQLRIDDRVGSIEAGKDADLVVWSGRPLSTTSRCEQTWIDGRRYFDVDQDRKLRQRDRELRSRIIQIALQEPKQEKPQDEKDKVEEEDRWTRIDVFCNAGRNAGGVQ; this comes from the coding sequence TTGCTCGCTCAAACAGGCGAGGGACGTCGATCCGCCGCGACGCGTCCGATTGATTCACTGCGTCAAGCCGACCCATCACCGACGCTGCTTGAGGGAGCTGAAATTGTCACCCATCCTGGGGCGACGCCAAAGGTCATGTCGTTGTTGATCGACGGCACGACCATCATCCGCGTGGCGAGCGAAATGGACGTTCCCCCCGGTGCCAAGCGAATCGATGTGTCGGGCAAGCGAATTTATGCGGGACTGATCGATGCGTTTCACGAGGTCGAACTTCCCGAAGACCCCGTAGTCGAGGGAACCGGGTATTGGAACCGCAATATCACCCCCGAATACCATGCCGCGTGGGTCAGCGGTGACAAACAAGCCGACGACGGCAAACGCCGCAGCCAAGGAATCACGACGCAGCTGCTCGCTCCGAGCGGAGGCATTTTGAAAGGCCGCAGCTGTGTGGTCTTGTTGACGGATGCCGATCACCCGCAGCGGTTGTTGCGGCCCAATGTTTTCCAGCATGCGACGTTGACCGTGCCACGTGGAAAGAAACGCGACAGCTATCCCACATCACCGATGGGCGCTACGGCGCTGCTGCGGCAAGCATTGTACGACGCGGTCTGGTATCGCGACGCCAATCGGGTTTACCAGCGAAATACAAGTTTAAATCGTCCCGAGCCGTCACTGGCTCTCGATCAATTGTCGCATCAGATCACCGACGGACGATTTTTGTTCGACGCGGACAACGAACGCATGGCGATTCGTGCCGAAGCGATCGCCGACGAATTCTCGCTCGATATCCTGCTGCGTGGTTCGGGACGCGAGTACCGCGGTTTGGATGAGATTGCCGCGACGGGGCGTTCGTTTTTATTGCCCGTCGATTTTCCCAAAGTGTTGGCCACCGAGACCTTGGCGTCGATCAACGACTCGACGTTGACCGATTGGATCCACTGGTATTTTGCGCCCGAAAACCCCCAACGCTTGCATGCTGCCGGTGTCGAATTTGCCTTGACCACCGATGGCTTAGACGATCCGCAAACCTTTTTGAAGCAGGTTCGCGTGGCCGTCGATCGAGGCTTACCACGCGAGATTGCCCTGGCCGCGATGACGACCACTCCGGCAAAACTGCTGGGAGTGGAAGACCGTGTGGGCGAAATCAAACCGGGGATGCTTGCCAATTTGGTAATCACCGACGGGGATTTGCTAGACGATTCCACCAAAGTGCTCGAAACCTGGGTCGCAGGCGTTCGGTATGAAATCGCCGAGGACGCCGCCGACGACGATGGGCTCGAGGGCGTATGGAGCACCCCGCTGACGATCGATGGCAAACGCGTCAACGCCGAGTTGGTGTTTGAGCAGAACGAAAAGTCCTTCTCGGGCTACGTTCGCCTGGCCAAAAAGAAGAGCGACAAGAAGGCAAAGCTCGAAAAGCTGATTCGGCAACGCGACCGCGTCTCGGCTTCGATCAAACTGCACTCGCTGTCGGATTCGTTCGACCAAGGCGTTTGGCAATTGACCGTTTTGAGGGTGCAAGAGGATGACCCGAAATCGCCTCGTTTGATGGCCACGTTGCTCTCGCCAAGCGGAGTGTCTGAAAGATGGTTGCTCAAACGCATCGAAGATTCGAAAGCGGACCCGAACAAGAAAGAAGACCCAAGCAAGAAAGAAGAACCAGCCAAGAAAGCCGAGTCAGCGGAGAAAGTCGAGTCAGCGGAGAAGACAAAGTCATCCGAGGCTGGGCAAGAGATTGCGTCCGTCACGGACCCGATCGAATTGGTCTATCCGCTCGGTGCATTTGGGCTGACGGAGCCACCCGAGCAGCCAGCTTTGGTGATGTTTCGCGGCGCGACGGTGTGGACGTGTGGCGACGACGGCGTGATCAGCCCGTGCGACGTGCTGGTTCGTGGTGGCGTGATTGCCGAAGTCGGACAAAATCTGAAGGTCCCCAAAGACTGTGTGCAAATCGATGCCAATGGGAAACACATCACGCCGGGGATGATCGATTGTCACTCGCACATGGCGACCGATGGCGGGATCAATGAGGCAGGGCAAGCGGTCACGTCCGAAGTGCGTGTCGAAGACTTTATCGACAACACCGACATCACGATCTATCGGCAATTGGCCGGTGGGGTGACGTCCGCCAATATCCTGCACGGTTCGGCCAATCCGATTGGCGGGCAAAGCCAAGTGATCAAATTGCGTTGGGGCGGAACGATGCAAGCGTTGAAATTTGCCGAAGCTCCGCTGGGGATCAAGTTCGCCTTGGGAGAAAACGTCAAACGCAAACCAAACCGTTACCCGACGACACGCATGGGGGTCGAACAGATTTTGCGCGATCAGTTCCTCGCGGCGCGGCAATACGAAGCGGCCAACACCGCTTGGCACAACGGTGTCCGTGATCAATTGCCTCCGCGACGTGATTTGCAGCTCGATGCATTGGTCGAAATTCAGCGAGGCGATCGTTGGATTCATTGCCACAGTTATCGGCAAGACGAAATTGTGGCCACATTGGATGTGCTCGAAGAGTTCAATATCCGCATTGGTACGCTGCAACATATTCTCGAAGGCTATAAGGTCGCCGATCGAATTGCCGAGCATGGAGCGATGGCGTCGACGTTTGCGGATTGGTGGGCGTATAAGTTCGAAGTCTATGACGCTGTCCCTTACAACGGTGTTTTGATGCATGATGCCGGGATCGTAGTTTCCTACAACAGTGATGATCCGGAACTCGGCCGTCACTTGAACACCGAAGCGGCAAAGGCCACCAAATACGGCGGTGTGCCTGAGCAAGAAGCGTTGAAATTTGTGACGTTGAATCCAGCCAAGCAGCTTCGCATCGACGACCGCGTCGGATCGATTGAAGCAGGAAAGGATGCGGATTTGGTTGTTTGGAGCGGGCGTCCGCTGTCGACCACGTCACGCTGCGAGCAGACTTGGATTGATGGTCGCCGCTACTTTGATGTCGATCAAGATCGCAAGCTGAGACAACGTGATCGCGAGCTTCGTTCGCGGATCATTCAAATCGCCTTGCAAGAACCAAAGCAAGAAAAGCCACAGGACGAGAAAGACAAAGTCGAGGAAGAGGATCGTTGGACACGCATTGATGTGTTCTGTAACGCAGGGCGAAACGCCGGAGGTGTACAATGA
- a CDS encoding phospholipase D-like domain-containing protein — translation MVYVGWYVGSVIGALLMLVAMTAMRHDERKHVGRFGWIVVILLCPPVGFLLYLTLAGRKISAEHELRGIVKMPPCPSVEVPDRCGLSNIGIRRGLAPSTPGNCVKLLAKPEEMYQYLFELIDSATESLYVLSFIMADDDLGHKIVDKLAAKARQGVDVKLLVDGVGSFLMPDEMLDTVRDAGGEAMTFKPVSRLSRFAYLNFRNHRKLVIADGKRAYVGGANLVQYEITEQPDEDTWVDLCVALTGPAACQVEAVFRSDWRFVNRDHSLDEADLQKEIPCCGVFKPKSCDSKQTESSNGKSSDGKASNRETSDGKSGDSDSEHCKSGDCESAKGESEHRENSKANDGHAEHGGHDGHDGASRVQVIPIGPDGPGEVMEDLLITAIQRATKRVWIVTPYFVPSSIAMRSLEMACRREIDVRIMFPNESDMMPADYARFEYSRDLHEAGARVLRYRDGVVHTKAVLVDDEVAFIGSANFDMRSFFLNYEVMLAIHDPRILHELGDWYTAMEAQCDDRQEPDSLRRRFFSTAARIFGSEL, via the coding sequence ATGGTCTATGTGGGGTGGTATGTCGGATCGGTGATTGGGGCCTTGTTGATGCTGGTCGCCATGACCGCAATGCGTCACGACGAGCGAAAACATGTCGGCCGGTTTGGCTGGATCGTCGTCATCCTGCTCTGTCCACCTGTTGGTTTTCTGCTGTACCTGACCCTCGCGGGCCGCAAAATATCTGCCGAGCACGAATTGCGTGGCATCGTGAAAATGCCGCCATGTCCGAGTGTGGAGGTGCCTGATCGGTGTGGATTGTCGAACATTGGTATTCGTCGTGGGCTCGCCCCTTCGACGCCCGGCAACTGCGTCAAGCTGTTGGCCAAACCGGAAGAAATGTATCAGTATCTGTTCGAGCTAATCGACTCGGCAACCGAATCGCTCTACGTGCTTAGCTTTATCATGGCGGATGATGACCTTGGTCACAAAATCGTGGACAAATTGGCGGCCAAAGCTCGCCAGGGAGTCGACGTGAAGCTGTTGGTGGATGGCGTTGGTTCTTTCTTAATGCCCGATGAAATGCTCGACACCGTTCGCGATGCGGGTGGCGAAGCGATGACGTTCAAGCCTGTGTCACGTTTGTCCCGGTTTGCTTATTTGAATTTTCGCAATCACCGAAAACTCGTGATCGCCGATGGCAAACGGGCCTATGTCGGCGGAGCAAACTTGGTGCAGTACGAAATCACCGAGCAGCCCGATGAAGACACCTGGGTCGATCTTTGTGTGGCACTGACGGGGCCCGCGGCGTGCCAAGTCGAAGCGGTTTTCCGGTCCGATTGGCGGTTTGTCAATCGAGATCACTCGCTTGATGAAGCTGATTTGCAAAAGGAGATTCCCTGCTGCGGGGTGTTCAAACCGAAGTCATGCGATTCAAAACAAACCGAATCGAGTAATGGTAAATCGAGTGATGGCAAGGCGAGTAATCGCGAAACCAGCGATGGCAAATCAGGCGATTCCGATTCGGAACATTGCAAATCAGGCGATTGCGAATCGGCAAAGGGCGAATCGGAGCATCGAGAAAATTCCAAGGCGAATGACGGGCATGCCGAGCATGGCGGGCATGACGGGCATGACGGGGCAAGCCGGGTGCAAGTGATCCCGATTGGCCCCGATGGGCCTGGCGAAGTCATGGAGGACCTGTTGATCACGGCGATCCAGCGAGCCACCAAGCGGGTCTGGATCGTGACCCCCTATTTCGTCCCTTCGTCGATCGCGATGCGATCGCTGGAAATGGCATGTCGTCGCGAAATCGATGTTCGGATCATGTTTCCCAACGAGAGTGACATGATGCCAGCGGACTACGCACGATTTGAATACAGTCGTGATTTGCACGAGGCGGGCGCCCGAGTGCTGCGGTATCGCGACGGCGTCGTGCATACCAAAGCGGTTTTGGTCGATGATGAGGTCGCGTTCATCGGCTCGGCGAATTTTGACATGCGCAGCTTTTTCCTCAACTACGAAGTGATGCTGGCGATTCATGATCCCCGCATTCTTCACGAACTCGGCGATTGGTACACCGCGATGGAGGCACAGTGTGATGATCGCCAGGAACCTGATTCACTTCGCCGCCGCTTCTTCAGCACCGCCGCTCGGATCTTTGGTTCGGAACTTTAA
- the dprA gene encoding DNA-processing protein DprA — translation MEVEPMQSADDARGAGADADPPRVDAPLQTDAPESDEPQDDGLLAMTYADGMQDAAPRPPRVITEETRTMLRLAMLPGVGPRILTGLLDRFGSAQRALQANDHELASVHGIGPKLVHVIRTASHHIDVDAIIQWCTDQDVAIISSEDEDYPQSLFDLPDAPPILFVDGQWLATDELAVAIVGTRHATTYGLKQAERFGYAMARAGITVISGMARGIDSAAHEGALNGGGRTIAVLGSGLAEIYPSEHKGLAKTIAAAGAVISEYPPHAKPHAGMFPQRNRLIAGMSLATLVIEAPDRSGALITARLACELNREVLALPGPVTSRMSRGCNQLIRDGAKLVQTIEDVLEGIGPMCNPVDAGDGQSIRSGADLLLNELERAVLDAVGETSTPIDEVIAKTELPAHRVMATISVLEMRSLIRRLSGQYVSRI, via the coding sequence ATGGAAGTCGAACCAATGCAGAGTGCCGATGATGCTCGCGGAGCAGGGGCGGACGCCGATCCACCTCGCGTTGACGCTCCACTCCAAACCGACGCTCCCGAGTCTGATGAACCGCAGGACGATGGTTTGTTGGCGATGACGTACGCCGATGGGATGCAGGACGCGGCGCCGCGACCACCGCGGGTTATCACCGAGGAAACGCGGACCATGTTGCGGTTGGCGATGCTGCCCGGAGTTGGGCCGCGAATTCTAACAGGCTTGCTTGATCGATTTGGCTCGGCCCAACGTGCGTTACAAGCGAATGATCACGAATTGGCATCCGTGCATGGGATTGGTCCTAAACTTGTGCACGTGATCCGGACCGCTTCGCATCATATTGATGTCGATGCGATCATCCAGTGGTGTACCGATCAGGACGTGGCGATCATCTCGTCCGAGGACGAAGACTACCCTCAGTCGCTGTTTGATCTTCCCGATGCGCCGCCGATCTTGTTCGTCGATGGGCAGTGGCTCGCTACCGATGAGCTTGCCGTGGCGATTGTCGGGACGCGACACGCCACGACGTATGGGCTAAAGCAAGCCGAGCGGTTCGGTTATGCCATGGCACGAGCCGGGATAACGGTGATCAGCGGGATGGCCCGCGGGATCGATTCGGCTGCCCACGAAGGGGCGTTAAACGGAGGCGGCCGCACGATCGCGGTTCTCGGCAGTGGCTTAGCCGAGATCTATCCGAGCGAGCACAAGGGATTAGCGAAAACGATTGCAGCGGCTGGTGCTGTGATCAGCGAGTACCCTCCGCATGCCAAGCCGCATGCCGGCATGTTCCCACAGCGAAATCGTTTGATCGCAGGAATGTCGCTCGCCACGCTGGTGATCGAAGCACCTGATCGCAGCGGCGCCTTGATCACCGCTCGCTTGGCATGCGAGTTGAATCGAGAAGTGCTTGCGTTGCCTGGTCCCGTGACCAGTCGAATGTCGCGAGGATGCAATCAATTGATTCGCGATGGTGCCAAGTTGGTGCAAACGATCGAAGACGTGCTCGAAGGGATTGGGCCGATGTGCAATCCGGTCGATGCCGGCGATGGCCAATCGATTCGCAGTGGTGCCGATTTGCTGCTGAATGAACTCGAGCGAGCGGTGCTGGACGCGGTCGGCGAAACCAGTACGCCCATCGACGAAGTGATCGCCAAGACCGAACTTCCCGCGCATCGAGTGATGGCCACCATCAGTGTTCTGGAAATGCGTTCGCTGATCCGGCGATTGAGCGGACAATACGTCTCGCGGATCTAA
- a CDS encoding DUF1559 domain-containing protein, with protein sequence MLRSRCRGGFTLIELLVVIAIIGVLVALLLPAVQAAREAARRMSCSNNLRQIGLASHNYHSLYQQLPRKSQPSPRQHTWAASLLPFVEQMALFENYDFDVNWNDVRNRDAVATHVETYLCPSAPDNHELDRLGSGINTATTDYVPHGEVTKNIIDAGFVKPRVNRRGLYHGSRVTRFRDVLDGLSNTMLLVECAGRPQYFVMGRLGPSTNNNGCGNVNVTDARSKLGGWANPGNYIPMHGFAADGLSCSGPYVINKTNNNEAYSFHVGGLQINLADGSTHFISEQIDAEVYASLITYQGHEIVDDF encoded by the coding sequence TTGCTTCGCTCGCGGTGCCGCGGCGGATTTACGCTGATTGAACTGCTTGTCGTGATCGCGATCATCGGGGTGTTGGTGGCATTGTTGTTGCCTGCGGTGCAAGCCGCTCGTGAAGCGGCGCGGCGGATGAGTTGTTCCAATAACTTGCGTCAAATCGGGTTGGCGTCGCACAATTATCATTCGCTGTATCAACAATTGCCCCGCAAAAGCCAACCGAGCCCGCGTCAGCATACGTGGGCAGCATCGCTATTGCCCTTTGTCGAGCAGATGGCACTTTTCGAGAATTACGACTTTGATGTCAATTGGAATGACGTACGCAACCGTGACGCCGTTGCGACACACGTGGAAACCTATCTGTGTCCTTCGGCTCCGGATAATCACGAACTCGATCGACTCGGCTCCGGAATCAATACCGCGACGACCGACTACGTTCCTCATGGCGAGGTGACTAAAAACATCATCGACGCCGGCTTTGTCAAGCCGCGAGTCAATCGCCGTGGGTTGTATCATGGATCGCGAGTCACGCGGTTTCGCGATGTGTTAGACGGACTGTCCAATACGATGTTGTTGGTCGAGTGTGCGGGACGCCCACAGTATTTTGTGATGGGGCGGCTGGGACCATCAACCAACAATAATGGCTGCGGCAATGTGAATGTCACCGACGCGCGATCGAAGCTTGGTGGTTGGGCGAATCCCGGGAACTACATTCCGATGCATGGTTTTGCTGCCGATGGGTTGAGCTGTTCCGGACCCTATGTGATCAACAAGACCAACAACAACGAGGCGTATTCGTTTCATGTCGGTGGACTGCAAATCAATCTCGCCGATGGCAGCACCCATTTTATTTCCGAACAGATTGATGCGGAGGTCTACGCTTCGCTGATTACCTATCAAGGACACGAGATCGTGGACGATTTCTAA